DNA sequence from the Hippopotamus amphibius kiboko isolate mHipAmp2 chromosome 1, mHipAmp2.hap2, whole genome shotgun sequence genome:
aagCATCTTTCAACTGACCCAGAGGGCTACATCACTCCCTTACTCCACATTTATtttgcaagaaataaaaattattttgcaagaaaaaaaaaaaaaccaacaaaacaacgACAAAAACCAAGCAGGCTCTTGCTGAATTTTTGCTTATGTATACAGAACTTAAATTTGACCTCATGTTCTGTGTTAGGGTTCTTTTGGTTCTGTTTGgtttgttggttgtttttttgttgtttttggttttggttttggttttggtttttggctgctGTTTGTGTTGGAGAAATGTCAGGTTTTTATCTAATTGGGAAGATAGGATTCAAAGTTTCAAGGACAGAGCTCATGCCCTATGGCCCAAGAGGCCCAGGACTTGtcctgggaggaggcagagctggtaCAGAAGGATATAGATCCCTAGGGGAAGATTCTCCAGGGGAACCCCCTGGCCAGTGCAAACTCTGGTTATATTTCTCCTTCCTGTTGGGGAAAGtggacagagagaggaagtgCTCTAGAAGTGTTTGGGGTCCAGAATGAGCCAAGACCTGGGGTAGCATAGGAGGAAGCATTTCCTGGGTGCCAGTCCCTGGGTTGGCTACCAGTCTTTTCATGGTAAGGGCTTTTCTCTACTGAGAGGGAGACCTTTTAGCCCTTGGAAAATGTCTCATTTCTGACTCCTTCAACCAGGGAAGAACTTGTGCTTCAGGGTTTGTCTGGGGCCCTCAGTCTTTCCTTTCTAAGCTCCCTTTCCCTTACAGCCTCAGTTCTCAGCTGGTGCTAGAGGTCTCCCTGGTTGAAGCTCTCCACCCTGAAGGAAACTGATACTTGTACATTGTTCGAAGTTAGAGTCAGAATAAGTTTCTCTTCTCAGAAGTATTTGAATAGTAAAGAAGGGTGTTTGGGAGAAGAATATGATTAACCCAAAGGAGTAACAAGAATTGATAACAGTGGAATCCGTGGAATAGGTATTCTGATGGGCATACTGGGTGCACGCCTCACACCATGTCCCTTGAGAagtttctttccccttcccagAACTGTCTTCATTGGAAGCCAGGCTTTCctaaaagagaaatcaaagctaGAGGCAATGAGGTATAGAGGAAAGAGGATTGAAATAGGCACCAGCATTCTGGGGCAGAAGCTCCGATTTCACTATTTCAGAGCTGGGTGGCTTTGGGCAACTCGATTTCTCAGAGCTTCAGCTTCTCCATCAGGGGAGGAGTCACTTCCTGTGCTCTACCTGCTTCCCGTATTGGTGTGAGAATTAACTGAGAGACTCAATGTAAAAGAGTTTTGTCAACACTGGCCACGAATTAAGAGAGTAAGAATTTTCTGGCCGCCAGCCTTTTACTGTCTCCTTCGGTCTCACGTACCCAGGCACATTGCAGGAACTCAGGAGAATGTCCAGTCCAAGATGCTGGAGGTGCATCACACCATACGGGAAAAGTCAACTCCCACTTGTTGAGAGACAGAAGAGCAACAGGGGAGACGCCTGCTGTGTGCTGAACAGAAGCACTTTTCATAGCATCTCTGGCCCCTCATATCTTTTAGTctaccttttccctttctttgtggGGAGGGTTGGTTTAGTTGTGACTGAACCTTGGCGGGACATGTGGAGTCGAGTTACTGCTTTGGATGCCCCTGCACGCTGGCGGGTCTTAGGAGGAAGGACAGAGTGTTCGCGCGCAGCGCTCCTAGCTCTTAGAGCCAAGACCCCTTGGCCTGTGGGAGGTAAGTCGGGGTTGAAGGTCTGCAGGCGCCCTGGCCACGCGCCTGGTTGGCTGCTGGCCGGCCATTGGGGCGGCGCTGGACTTGCGGGCTGCCGGAGGCCGGGCGCGGGGCTGCTCCGCTGCGCGCAGAAGGACCGACGCGCCACGCAGCAGCGCGCGGTCTCAGCGCCCGGCAGGACCCTCGCGAACGGATCCCCGCTTCGTGCCCCCCTCTCTCCACCATGGCTGTGCGAGCCTGCTGGATTCCGGGTCTCGGGCGGGGCTTTAATGTTCGGGTATGAGTTTCGGCCGCGAACACGAGGGCATGCAGACCCGCCACCGAGCCCGGGAGGTTAACTGTGGGTCTAGGAAGTGTTCCAGACCTGCCAGAATCAACACTAACTAGTTTACACCTCTGGTTTATTTCAGAACCACTCCCTGCAAACGGCAGCGGATTTCGATCTGCAGGCTTTCAGAGACACCGTGGATGATCTCATTGCAGGCAAGTGCAGTCTCTGCAGTTAAATAACGGTGGGGGGTGTCCTCCGCCCCTCAAATATGACTAGTTCGGATTTCGTGCTCCTGAAAGTGGTAAACCCTGTACCTGTCAGCGACTTGCCAGCAGCTCATCAAAGGGCCAGACTCTTCCATATTTAGGgaaccccccccccttttcctaATGGAGAAGATGAGTCGCTGGATCTATAGCGCTTGCTCCGTTTGCCCGTGTGATTCCGGGAGAGAGAGCCCTACGCTGTGACGTGGTCTGGACTAGGCTGAATGACAGAAGTGTGAAGAATAGAGTATTtttgtgacttcaggcaagtttgCCCTGGCCACCGTGGAGATTCAATTCAGATCATCTCAACAGGCATTTATTGAGCGCCTGCTGTGTATGTGCAGGATATCAGGAAGAGCCTGGGGATCGTAGGGGTTGCAGAGTGAGGGGTGatttattaataaagaaaaatctccACGTAAACCCCACACCCGGCGTGATATTTTGTCCCTGCAGTTAGCCGGGCACGAGTCTGAGGCTGCAAACCCAGCTCgctctcttcctcttcatcaGACTCATCGTCTCTGATGTCGCCTCCCCTGGCCGGCGGAGActtccccttctctccttgcGCCGTTCTGCCGTTTGGTCcctgtctctcccctcctctggACCCACGGGCCCTGCAGTCACCGCCGCTGCGCCCTCCCGACGTGCCCCCGCCAGAGCAGTACTGGAAGGAGGTGGCCGACCAGAACCAGAAGGCACTGGGGGACGCACTCGTCGAGAATAACCAAGTAGGGACACGGGGCTGGAGTCCAGGAATCTTTGGGGCCAGGGCAGGGTATGGCGCTCTGGGAAGAAGTGGGGGTTGCAGGAACGGGAATGTGCCCCTTTGGACGTTAAAACCAGTGGACCAGTTCACATAGCCGCTGTTGCTGCACTGGCTCTACCTCAGTTTACAACATCACTAAGCGGGAATAACCCTACCCAGAAGATGTTTAATAGGGCCACGATATTTGCTGAAGGCTTTTTACATGCCTGATATTGTGCTTGCCAGTTTACTTTTGCTCATTTAATACTCACGGCCATTGAACTACATACTCTTaccagccccattttacagataaggaaactgaggtataggAAGGTTGAACTTCAGAGGCAGAACCTATATCTGCCTGTTGCTCAAGTCAGCACTCCTCACCACTACACTGAGGATTAATTGAGAAACATTTTGTCTAAGTGATTtgtaagaaaagtaaataaataaaattgattattATTCTCACCAGTGTAAACGTTCTTGGGGCCCCAGTTTCTAATTAGACGTTAGGATCTGGGTTCTATTCCTGCAGGGTGTACAGACGCCCCCGAGCGCGGTAGCCTACCGCTGAACGTTTGGGtctcctcctgcagctgcacGTGACGTTGACCCAGAAACAGGAGGAGATCGCCTCCCTCAAGGAGCGCAACGTGCAGCTGAAGGAACTCGCCCGTCGGACCCGGCACCTGGCCTCGGTTCTGGATGTAAGTGGGGCCCGGGCGCGTGGAACACTGCAGGAAGTCGGAAGTGCTCCTGTGCGCCTCCCACCCTGCTCCCGCCGCTGGGGCCCGGCGGGGGTCGGGGAGAGGAGAGCGCCGCTGGGGGCTCGCCGAGTCCCTTGCGGGGGTTGCCCGAGTCCGCCGAGGCGCGCCGTTCGAAGTGCGGCCAGGTCTCCTTTGAGCTCCCGGCACCAGGCGAGTCCGGCTGGCCCCAGGGCGGCGCTCCTCCCGCTCTTTTGTAGAAGCTGATGATCACGCAGTCCCGGGACTGCGGGGCGGCAGCCGAGCCCTTCCCGCTCAAGGCGGCTTCCAAAAGGAGCCTGGAGGAGCTGTTCTGCGCCGCGGGGCAGGACTGCGCGGAGGTGGACGCCATCCTCCGGGAGATTTCCGAGCGCTGCGACGAGGCGCTGCGGAGCCGCGACGCCAAGCGGCTGCGGCTGCAGCCCGAGCCCCAGAGCCCGGACGGCAGGCCCGGGAACCTGCACGGCGCCTTCCGGGGGCTGCGCACAGACGGCAGCCGGGGCGCGCTGAGCCTGAGCCGCGGCGAGCTGGAGGAGGGCGGCGCCTTCAGCACCCCCATCCGCAGCCACAGCACCATCCGCACCCTCGCCTTCCCCCAGGGCAACGCCTTCACCATCCGCACCGCCAGCGGGGGTTACAAATTCCGCTGGGTTCCCAGCTGAGCTGGGGTGCGGTCCTCAGAAACACTGCCCTCCCTCCGGCCTGCCGCTCCCGGAGGCTGAACCACGTAGCTGAAACCCGGCTTCTCAGCACTCCCCCTGCAGGGCCGATGCCACCCTGACGCATTTTTTTTCAGGAACAAAAACGTAAAACGTTTTGATACAGATGCATTGTCAAGTTCTGGTACAATACTGTATAGTCCCTCCCCTTTTCACAGCgaaaccgtgtgtgtgtgtgtgtgtgtgtacacgcataTATATCCgtcaaattttaaagtatttttagcaGCTTTGAATTATGTActttttagagctggaagggacctaaAAACCACTTAGctattttataattacataatgCTCTACTTCCACAAGAAGCAAAAGGAGATTctaagaagttaagtaattttctACAATAAGAAGGGTCATGGAAACCTTCAGAGTGCTCTCACTAGTCTTTTAAAGATTGTAGGTCTAGAAGCCAGGTCTCTGGGTGAATGTTTAAACATATCACTCACTTCCCCTGATCCTGGAAGAACACTTAATTTTGTGACTACTGAAACCTTTCATTGTAGCTGccagaataaaaaataaggagAGGTTAGGGTTAGAAATTCCTAAACACGTGTCTTAGGGCAGGCAATAAAACAGAGGAAAGTGCAGATTCTTAGAGTCAGTGGGTTACTGACAAAATAGGTGCTGAACACATTTGTTTGTGATGGTCAGTTATATAATTTTGTAAGgtttatgataaatatttatattaattatatatcatTTTGTCTAAACAGAATAACCACAGAAAAAGCAAACTTTGTTAGTAAGAAACATACATTGTTTTAAGAAAATGGCATAtcccacatgaaaaagaatgttcatATTTTAGGGTAGTCATAATTTTATGGCAGAAGCCAAGTGTGGAAATCTTGGTAAAAGTAAAACTGTTTGAATTCCATGGGTAAAACTGGGGAACACattcatgttttatatttcttgacTTCATCTTCTAAGAAAAACTTAGTGTTATATGGTACCTTCAGTTTGCCTTTTCTTTATTCCCTTTTGTGTGGACTTCCTTTTTTCTACTCTGTTGTGAAATTTTGTGAGTAGAGTACATCAAGTGGTGATTTGTCCCAACCTCCACAGTTCTCAACGTGAGGGCTACTCCTTGCATTTGGGGCTCAGCCTGGGCCAGTTTCTAACCCTGGTACACCACATTGCTAGTTCTGCCATCTGAATGCCATCTGAATGGAGAGATCAGGTAACAGGTGAGCTGGGCAGGCTGGCAGAACCTGCTTCTCCAGTTTGTCCTGTATACTGTTATCTGTATTTAAATggctattttgaaaacaaacaaaaaagtgacaAAATAGAGCACATTTCCTCATACTTTGTCTAACAAATGGACTCAGAAAATACACTTGATGGTTCAGAATTCTTTTTGTCAGCTTAAATATAAAGTTACTGCAGTTCAGtatcagaagaaacagaaaataaaaacaaaactccttaACTTGTTCCAAGAAACCATCAGCTGgttaaaagttattttcctcTCCACTCCTCAGTTAGTATTTTCATAATGCATTAGTTTCAAtgacagaaaagttaaaaaattatctatatgtatttttctacttGTCTTAcgactggaatttttaaaattatcaatacAAGGCCTGTGAAGAATTCTGTATGTGGTTGTAGGTGGTTTGGGGGCCTTCCCTGAACTGAATGAGCCCACAAAGCCAGAGCTTCTTTGACCAGGTCTTTCCTCATTCCTTCCGGAAGTTAACCACCCGAGGACTGAGTACTTATACTAGCAATGAAGGGAGTTGTGTCCACTAATATGCGTCCTTACATTCCTTACATGGTGTGAATTCTTTGTACTGCTTGTTGCTGGTTTAGTAGGAAACCTCAGTGAGAACAACAATGAACCAAATCTTAGCTATTTTCTCTCCATGATTCTTTGAGCCTGTATTCAGCTATGGTCTAGCCTAGCTCATGAAGACATGTTAGCCTGGAATTATCTCAATAATTCCTTCATTTCAAGTAGGACCAGGCACTATTCAGGGTGTTAGGGAGACAAGCAAAGCCAAGTCCTTGCTGTCACGAAGTGTGCATTCTAGTTGGGGAAACAGATACTAAACAAATAGTTTATAATGTCTAATCATTAACATGctatatagaaaataaagcagggtctAGGGATATGATGTGACAGGAATTATTATTTTAGATAATATGGTTGGAGTGTTTCTAGAATAGTTTCTATAGCAgcaaaatcagtttaaaaaaagtcacacacactttaaattatttctaaggaAATGACCTCACTAGATGTTTGTGAAGTAATGGTTCTTAAACTGTGGTATGTATCAGAATCATCTATCGGGCTTATTAAAACCCAGCTTGCTGGGCCCcctccccagagtttctgattcagtgagtcTGGGTAAAGCCTGAGAATGCGAATTTCTCACAAGCTGCCAGGTGATGTTGATGCCTGGTTCTAGGGCCACCTTTGAGACAACTTGttgtaaagaaatttttaaagatcatttttgaaaaagttaaaacaaacaaaaaccaactgaCCTGATGTTATACAAATAATTCTTGTGATTTAGTATTAAGGTTGAATAGTGACAATAATGTGCTTTGAAAAATTATGTTAGATGACTCAGAAGGTGGCTTCAATGATGAAATGAATACCTTCCGTGAAGGACTTGATGTTGAAGATAAGTGTGAAGAGTCTGAATAACATTATATATGAAATGTGTTAAAGAAGCTCAATTTAATTGGCCCTAAAATGTGGGCAGAGAGATCAGGACCTAGTCCTAATTCTTTGAATTAACTCAAAGGTCACATAGAAGAATAATATGTAACACTTTCAGTTGAAGAATTATcgtattattaatttataatattaactaatgatatttttgtgtctatatttaaCCTAAAGGAGAATTAGGCAGTATAATgatatttaaagaatttaaaattatttggagcaatgatatgaccaataagggattaatatccaacatatataaacagctcattcaactcaacatcaaagaaacaaacaacccaattaaaaaatgggaggaactgaatatacatttttccaaagaggaaatacagatggccaataggcacatgaaaaattctcaacatggctaatcaacagagaaatgcaaattagaaccacagtgagatatcacctcacacctgtcagaatggctagcatcaaaaagaacaaaaataggacttccttagtggcgcagtaattaagaatctgcctgccaatgcgagggacgtgggttcaatccctggtccgggaagatcccatatgccgcggagcaactaatcccgttcgccacaactactgagcctgtgctctagagcccacgagccacaactactgagcccaagtgccacaactactgaagcccacgtgcctagagtccgtgctctgcaacaagagaagctactgcaatgagaaggctgtgcagtgtaacaaagagtggcccctgctcaccgcaactagagaaagcccgtgcacagcaatgaagacccaatgcagctaaaaataaaataaataaataaatgaataaatttattaaaaaaagaacaaaaataaatttggcaaggatgtggagaaaagagaatccttgtgcactgttggtgggaatgtaaattggtgcagccactgtggaaaacagtatgaaggtttctcaaaaaaaatccCTAACAATAGAACTATCacctgacccagcaattctgctcctgaaTATATACCCGAAAAAcccaaaaacactaacttgaaaagatacatgcactgcagttttcatagcagcattatttacaattgccaagacatggaaacaatttaaatgtccatcaacagataaatggatgaagaagatgtgggggtatatatacaatggaataccattcagccattaaaaagaacaaaattttgccatttgcaacaacatggatgggcttggagggcattatgctaaatgaaataagtcagacagagaaagacaaatattgtatgatatcacttttatgtggaatctaacaaatacaacaaactagcgaacacaacaaaaaagaagcagactcacaggtatagagaacaacctagtagttaccagaggggagggagagagggggaatgtaggggtgggggagtggaaggtacaaactattgggtgtaagatagccTCAAggattatacaacacagggaataaagccaatattttgtaataactgtaaatagaaagtaatctttaaaaactgcagaaaaatttaaaaattgaaaaaatgagactaaatttcaataataaagatttaaattaataaaaatagtccATGTGCAAGCCAAGATGTTCGcttaacaaaagaaaatcagtatATTGATACTTTGCGGATACTTTGCACTGgttttcactgtttaaaattttaaatatacatgaaaattCCAACTGGTCACTTACAATGAGAGAATTGAAATAACTCAAGTTATGTTTCTTTGGTTAGTTACTCACTGTGCCAGCATTGTTCAACTTTAATCTTCTGTTAAATGCAAAAAAATGCAATACCACAGGGATGAGTGACATGAGCTCTGACTAAAGCAAGCTCACAGAGCTTGGAATATtaggactctctctctctctctcagacatGTAGTTGAGTCCCTGTTTGTTGAGGGCTGACTGTATAATGGGGACTTCCCCAATTAACTGTCAATGTTTATAGGAGGATAGGAAATAAACGTGTGTTAATTCGAAGCTTCCACCTATAGTATTAACATTCAACAATGACCACAGAATTTAGAACTTAGACCAGCCAACAAAAGATTTCTTTAGATAGGAACATTTTATCCCAGGTATTTAGAATTGCCCGTTCTACGTAATAGACAGCTTACATAATAGACTTTTAGttggttttgttattgttttgttaaaGTCTCCAGACAATGTATTCCCTTAATGCTGGCACTTGCAGTAGGCAGACTCACAAACAGGTTTCCCCAAAttacttcttccttctcccctctcccttgttctctctctctgatctttgCATCTCACAGAAAAGAGCAACAGTACTCTAAAGTCTGTGGCATGCAGTTCAGATAGGAATGGAGTTTGCTCGAGTTTTAAGATAAGAGTTTATTTTCAACACATAATAACTTGAGACAGGAGTTGCTAAATTTGGTTCAGCTGCCAATGATGCTATCAATGAACCAGACTTTATCTTTCTGCTTTATGCCCCACTAACTTGTTAGCTGTTCGTCCTCATGCTCAATGTTTCATGATCACAAGATTACTGCTGTAGCTCCAGACATCATATCTGCattcaagataaaaagaaagggtacaaattttcCCAGATTGAAAGGGAAGCAAAAAAGCTCTGCCAGAAAACCCCAGGTGGACTTTCACTCAAGTCTCATAATCAGACCTGAACCACATAATTATCCTTActtgcaagggaggctgggaatctAGTTTCTCACTCTTCTAGCCGCTATAGTAAGAGGTAGGCAAGAGAGAACGGAGCTGGGAAAAGCTCTTACACTATCTAACCAACAGTATCTGCTACAGAGGTTTAGTTGGTCTCAGTGATATAGGGACGCCTGAAGAGAAAAGACAGGAGGAATGTATCCCTCAGACCCTGACACAGAGCTCGGCTTCCCCAGCAGGGGGTGAGGTGGGCTTCCAACCTCAGACAGGCCCCAGGATAGTTGTTAGCCTCCCGTGGGGACTTGGGGGCctgaaagggaaggaaacacTCAGAGGGGTGTGGCAGCTGGAGCCCGAGGCCTGGGTACGTGATGAGAGTCTTTGAGTGCGGGAGCCTCTGGGAATAAGGTGAAGGAAATGATTGGTACTCTGGCTGGATTCTCCTTAAGAAATTTCACCTTCATCTTTTacctaaaaaaatggaaataaaaattttatgcaaGGAAAATATGCTCGTTGTAAAGTAATTCAGATAAACAGGAAAGTATGATGAAATAAGTAATAATCCTTAAGACGTTAAGGCACTATTCTGAGTATTTGggtatattttctttcagaaatatttaacgTATATGTGAGCGAAtaagtatgtttgtgtgtgtttaaaatgtggatcctttatatatattattactgAATAGCAACAGTTGACCATTGTATAGAAATGGTCAAGGGTTCCAGAGTCACATAGAGATGAATGGTTCCTATCCTGGACCTGCTGGGATGGGCCAGCTAGGTAACTTGGGTCTGTGAATGGGTCTCATTCCTAGTTTTGAAACTAGAACAATAGAAGTTGTGCGATTGATCCAGGTGATACAGCTCAAATGCTTGACACAGTGCCTGTTACCTGATAAACACTATAGTCATCtgtttgtattagttttctatcacTGCTATAGCAAATTATCATAAACGTAgtgcttaaaacagcacaaatttattatctcacagttctgtaggttagaGATGATtaagctgggttctctgctctgGATTTCTTGGAGATCAAGCTGTTGGCTGGGTTCTTATTTAGAGGCTCTGGGAGAACTCCATTTCCAAACTCAGTCTGATTGTTGGAAGAATCCAGTTCCTTATGATTGCAGGACTGAGGTTCCCATTTCCTGGCTTGCTGCAAGCCGGGGACTTGTCTTTGCTCCTAGAGATGTCACTCTGGTCCTTGCACTTGGGCCCCTACATCTCAAAGCCACCAAGTTGTGTCAAATCCTTCTCACTGGAATTTCTCTGACTTTCCCTTCTGCTGTATCTCTCTCTTGCTTTCAACTGGAGAAAAGTgcccaagaaataaaaatatatgcatgagTTAGATATCAAAAGTGTGGGCATGGGCTATGCGGAGAGCGAGAATGGTGTCCTTGCTCACGGCAAAATTCTGGAGCCTATGGGTCACATGGAGGAATCTAGAGAGCAGCTTTATTAATGAGTGCTGAAGACATTCACGACAGGTTCTTAACCCTTCTAGACAATGGTGGGGAGGTAATCAAGAAGCAGGGAAATGAATCCAGTTCTTGCCTCCCCGTGGAATTCCCTGCTTCCAGGGATCTCAGATTGAGTTATAGAAGGAAAGTTGCCAGGACCCTGGAGGCATCTTGGTCCTGATGCTGTGCAAAAGTTTCCCCTTGGGAAAAGATGCACTGATGTGAGACGAGAGCATCTCACACATATCTCCAAGTCCTGCGTCTCTGACCAAGCCTAAAAATGTATACTTATAATGTGATCACCAGTCTattaaaagtgttatttttaaattctacatttttttttctaactctttgGATTTTTCTTGCCATACCAAGTACCTAACAGATCTTTCTctgaaaaattccattttcataTTAAGGATGCCGTCTTCATCCAGTACCTCTGTCTGGAGTGAActttaattcactcatttattgaggtcctatgtattattttcatctcattgttatattttattgCCACTTACATCCAAAATTGATCTGAGACCGCTTGTAATGAAAGCTTCCAAGAAATAGGACAAAGTTGAGAACCATTAAATGTAAGGAAATCAGCATAGTTAGGGTAGTAATAATTTTCTTTGATTCAGTCACTCCTGCACTTAAAGAACTATAGTCTCCCTTTAGGCAAACACCTGTTCAAACTTGCATAACTGAcaactattttcaatatttac
Encoded proteins:
- the MCIDAS gene encoding multicilin; the encoded protein is MQACGGTVAGRRAFDSICPNRMLDPRGRPCGKPGKLERKFAPPRKFFPGSSGSSPVSVYQDPADAESAALPALTTIDLQDLADCSSLLGSDAPSGGDSAASQNHSLQTAADFDLQAFRDTVDDLIADSSSLMSPPLAGGDFPFSPCAVLPFGPCLSPPLDPRALQSPPLRPPDVPPPEQYWKEVADQNQKALGDALVENNQLHVTLTQKQEEIASLKERNVQLKELARRTRHLASVLDKLMITQSRDCGAAAEPFPLKAASKRSLEELFCAAGQDCAEVDAILREISERCDEALRSRDAKRLRLQPEPQSPDGRPGNLHGAFRGLRTDGSRGALSLSRGELEEGGAFSTPIRSHSTIRTLAFPQGNAFTIRTASGGYKFRWVPS